The following coding sequences lie in one Merismopedia glauca CCAP 1448/3 genomic window:
- a CDS encoding elongation factor G: MTAKVVNGIRNVAIVGPYLSGKTSLLESILFVTGAITRKGSIKDKNTVADSTPEARDRQMSVEVSAASTEYQGLQFNLIDCPGSVEFAQESLNALIGVDAAIVVCEAVSDRALTLSPLFKFLDDWEIPHLVFINKMDRGSSSFMDMLHALKKVSSRPLIPHEYPIGQGEELVGFIDLVTEQAYHYHPGAPSDPVPMPESLKEQEHAARAEMLEELANFDDHLLEELLEEIEPPQEEIVGDLKMELGADLIVPVFMGVAEQDYGVRTLLNALVKEAPDPATTTERRGLVLHAATPLAQVIKTQYTPQGGKLSLVRVWQGKITDGMTLNGMRIGGIYQLQGQQQHSLNEASAGEIVALGRLDGIKTGDTLTTAGKQLEHELPRAEQLKPVFALAITPEKRNDEVKLSSAIGKMVEEDPSLAWEHHGDTHEVILWGQGEIHLQVALDRLRRKYNLPMTTHLPQVPYKETIRKTASSVHGRYKHQSGGHGQFGDVYLDIQPLPRGEGFNFQETIVGGAVPRQYIPGVETGVKEYLHHGPLGYPVVDVAVTLTNGSYHSVDSSEQAFKNAARLAMQTGMSKCEPTLLEPVCQIEVHAPNEFTSKVLQLLSGRRGQILGYDGQSDWQGWDKVTAYLPQAEMHHFIVELRSLTMGVGFFDWEYDHLQEVPDKLAEKLLATNGNGNNHR; this comes from the coding sequence ATGACCGCAAAAGTAGTCAACGGCATCAGGAATGTGGCGATCGTCGGCCCTTATTTGAGTGGTAAAACGAGTTTGCTAGAAAGCATCTTGTTTGTCACCGGAGCAATTACCCGCAAAGGTAGCATCAAAGATAAGAATACCGTAGCAGATAGTACTCCAGAAGCGCGCGATCGCCAAATGAGTGTCGAAGTCAGCGCCGCTAGCACCGAATATCAAGGCTTGCAGTTTAACTTAATAGATTGCCCTGGATCGGTCGAATTTGCTCAAGAAAGCTTAAATGCATTGATCGGGGTAGATGCAGCCATTGTAGTATGTGAAGCCGTGAGCGATCGCGCTTTAACTCTATCTCCCCTCTTCAAGTTCCTCGATGATTGGGAAATTCCCCACCTAGTCTTTATCAACAAAATGGATCGAGGTAGTAGCAGCTTCATGGATATGCTCCACGCCCTCAAAAAGGTGTCTAGCCGCCCCTTAATCCCCCATGAATACCCAATCGGTCAAGGAGAAGAATTAGTCGGCTTTATCGACCTAGTAACGGAACAAGCATATCACTACCACCCTGGCGCGCCTTCAGATCCCGTTCCCATGCCAGAATCTTTAAAAGAACAAGAACACGCAGCCAGAGCCGAAATGCTGGAAGAACTGGCTAATTTTGACGACCATTTGCTCGAAGAACTGTTAGAAGAAATCGAACCACCCCAAGAAGAAATCGTGGGTGACTTGAAAATGGAACTGGGGGCGGATTTAATCGTCCCCGTTTTTATGGGAGTAGCCGAGCAAGATTATGGCGTGCGTACCCTACTCAACGCTTTAGTTAAAGAAGCCCCAGATCCCGCTACCACAACCGAACGTCGAGGGTTAGTCCTTCACGCTGCAACTCCCCTAGCTCAAGTCATCAAAACTCAATATACTCCCCAAGGCGGGAAACTCTCTTTAGTCAGGGTTTGGCAAGGTAAAATTACTGATGGCATGACCCTCAATGGCATGAGAATCGGCGGAATTTATCAGCTTCAAGGTCAGCAACAGCATAGTTTAAATGAAGCCTCAGCCGGAGAAATAGTCGCTTTAGGCAGATTAGACGGAATTAAAACTGGAGATACCCTCACTACGGCTGGGAAGCAGCTAGAACACGAGTTACCGAGAGCAGAACAACTCAAACCCGTCTTTGCTTTAGCCATAACTCCCGAAAAACGCAACGACGAGGTGAAACTCAGCAGCGCTATAGGGAAAATGGTAGAAGAAGACCCCTCCCTAGCTTGGGAACATCACGGAGACACCCACGAAGTCATCCTCTGGGGACAAGGGGAAATTCACCTCCAAGTCGCCTTAGACAGGTTACGTCGCAAATATAATTTGCCCATGACGACTCATTTACCCCAAGTACCTTACAAAGAAACCATCCGCAAAACCGCTTCTTCAGTCCACGGACGCTATAAACATCAATCTGGCGGTCACGGTCAATTTGGAGATGTTTACCTAGATATTCAACCTTTACCACGGGGAGAAGGGTTTAATTTCCAAGAAACTATTGTCGGTGGTGCGGTTCCCAGACAGTATATTCCTGGGGTAGAAACTGGGGTCAAAGAATACTTACATCACGGTCCATTGGGTTATCCAGTGGTAGATGTAGCTGTGACTTTGACTAACGGTTCGTATCATAGTGTCGATAGTTCCGAGCAAGCTTTCAAAAATGCGGCGCGCCTAGCGATGCAAACTGGAATGAGCAAATGCGAACCGACTCTATTAGAACCAGTTTGCCAAATTGAAGTCCACGCGCCTAATGAATTTACCTCTAAGGTGCTGCAATTACTGAGTGGTCGTCGGGGACAGATTCTCGGTTATGATGGTCAGTCTGATTGGCAAGGTTGGGATAAGGTAACAGCCTATTTACCTCAAGCGGAAATGCATCACTTCATCGTCGAGTTGCGATCGCTTACTATGGGGGTAGGTTTCTTTGATTGGGAATACGACCATCTCCAAGAAGTTCCCGATAAGCTAGCCGAAAAACTCCTAGCGACTAATGGTAATGGCAATAATCATCGTTAG
- a CDS encoding oligosaccharide flippase family protein yields the protein MRPQVILTIISGELQGKQLIFDETTSYTIGRAKNCNLCFPDNDLHNGISRYHCLLEIDPPHVYIRDLGSTNGTIVNNELLGQGDFEGNPLSDSPINHTNHQLKSGDEINIGDTIIKVEIELPKVESTLQLSPESSKSKIPSLKALAIKGISWSILGYGFTQLLRFGSNIVLTRLLTPSLFGLMGLVNIIYLGLNLFSDFGIRQNIIQNPRGQEPTFLNTAWTVQVIRGICLWLLCLIVAVPAASFYNEPKLVWLIPVVGFSAVIAGFNSTSLALMNRKLAMGKLTLLEILVYIVQVTVMIVWAKISPTIWSLVIGGLVSTSIKMLVSHFLIPNQRNKFAWDKTVLKQMFRFGTGIFLSTLIGFMATQADKIILGKLFSVEILGVYIVAFTLADIPRQIISRISNFVIFPLISKQADLPRNILQAKILKPRRIFLMVSALSLSLVVGFGDLFVLFAYDRRYHEAAWMVRILSLGLWHTLLYRTSGATLIALGNSYYYAMGSFFSMILITLGLPISLHFQGLLGGVILISFADLPQYFIINYGLYKERLTYLSQDGIYTILYLALLSLTLVLRNIFLS from the coding sequence ATGCGACCTCAAGTGATTCTGACGATTATTTCGGGTGAACTTCAAGGTAAGCAACTAATTTTTGATGAAACCACCAGTTATACAATTGGTCGCGCCAAAAACTGCAATCTTTGCTTCCCAGATAATGATTTACACAATGGCATATCCCGCTATCATTGCTTATTAGAAATAGATCCTCCTCACGTTTATATACGAGATCTAGGTAGTACAAATGGCACTATTGTTAATAATGAGTTATTAGGTCAAGGTGATTTTGAAGGAAATCCATTGTCTGACTCTCCAATTAATCATACAAACCACCAACTAAAATCGGGTGATGAAATTAATATAGGAGATACAATCATCAAGGTAGAAATAGAATTACCAAAAGTAGAATCTACGCTTCAACTTTCTCCAGAATCTTCAAAGTCGAAAATACCTTCACTCAAAGCTTTGGCCATTAAAGGCATTAGTTGGTCTATTTTGGGTTACGGATTCACTCAGTTGCTTAGATTTGGTTCTAACATAGTTTTAACCCGTTTACTAACACCAAGTCTCTTTGGTCTAATGGGTTTAGTGAACATTATTTATCTTGGTTTAAACCTGTTCTCAGATTTTGGGATTAGGCAAAATATCATTCAAAATCCTAGAGGGCAAGAGCCTACTTTTCTTAATACAGCTTGGACTGTGCAAGTAATTAGAGGTATATGTTTATGGCTCCTTTGTCTAATTGTAGCTGTTCCTGCTGCTAGTTTTTATAACGAACCTAAACTTGTGTGGTTAATTCCCGTAGTCGGTTTTAGTGCTGTTATCGCTGGTTTTAATTCTACTTCCCTGGCACTAATGAATCGCAAATTAGCTATGGGGAAACTTACTCTCTTAGAAATTTTAGTCTACATAGTACAAGTCACGGTTATGATTGTATGGGCTAAAATTTCTCCAACTATTTGGTCTTTAGTGATTGGAGGGTTAGTATCAACTAGTATTAAAATGCTCGTTAGCCATTTTCTCATCCCTAATCAAAGAAATAAATTTGCTTGGGACAAAACAGTTTTAAAGCAAATGTTTCGTTTTGGAACGGGGATTTTCTTATCAACCTTGATTGGATTTATGGCTACTCAAGCTGATAAAATTATTCTAGGAAAACTTTTTTCCGTGGAAATTCTGGGGGTTTATATCGTTGCTTTTACATTAGCTGATATACCCAGGCAAATTATTAGTAGAATTAGTAATTTTGTGATATTCCCTTTAATTTCCAAACAAGCAGATTTACCTCGCAACATTTTGCAAGCCAAAATTTTAAAACCACGTAGAATTTTCTTGATGGTGTCAGCGTTATCATTATCATTAGTCGTTGGATTTGGAGATTTATTTGTCTTGTTTGCTTACGATCGTAGATATCATGAAGCTGCTTGGATGGTCAGAATACTATCTTTAGGATTATGGCATACTCTTTTATATAGAACTAGTGGTGCCACTTTAATAGCTTTAGGTAACAGCTACTATTATGCTATGGGCAGCTTTTTTAGCATGATTCTTATCACTCTGGGTTTACCAATATCACTTCATTTTCAAGGATTGTTAGGGGGAGTTATTTTAATATCTTTTGCAGATTTACCACAATATTTCATCATAAACTACGGACTTTATAAGGAACGTTTAACTTATTTGTCGCAAGATGGTATCTACACAATTTTGTACTTAGCCTTATTATCTTTAACACTAGTTCTGAGAAATATATTTTTAAGTTAA